One stretch of Nitrosococcus watsonii C-113 DNA includes these proteins:
- the pqqA gene encoding pyrroloquinoline quinone precursor peptide PqqA: MWIKPAYCELRFGFEVTMYIYQR, encoded by the coding sequence ATGTGGATAAAACCTGCATATTGTGAACTGCGCTTTGGCTTCGAAGTTACCATGTATATTTACCAACGGTAA
- a CDS encoding sulfurtransferase TusA family protein, translating into MPDYDAELNAIGLPCPLPVLRIRKALQTLEGGQTLYVVATDPDSLKDVEAFTRITEHELLEAREEESTYHFVIRKGMTPK; encoded by the coding sequence ATGCCTGATTATGATGCCGAGCTCAATGCTATTGGTTTACCCTGTCCTTTGCCTGTATTGCGGATTCGTAAAGCACTACAGACTCTAGAAGGAGGACAGACTTTGTATGTAGTGGCCACAGATCCGGATTCTTTAAAGGATGTGGAAGCTTTCACCCGCATTACCGAGCATGAGCTTTTGGAAGCTCGCGAGGAAGAGAGCACATACCATTTCGTAATCCGTAAAGGTATGACTCCTAAATAG
- the waaA gene encoding lipid IV(A) 3-deoxy-D-manno-octulosonic acid transferase, translated as MPVSAFRTFYSLLFYLFIPLVIIRLLWRGCRAPAYLHRWGERFGFAPFLTGKAVIWVHAVSVGEVQASLPLMRALLSCYPHHTLLLTTLTPTGSAQVQKQLGANVAHCYLPYDLPDATARFLQRVQPLLGIILETELWPNLLHQCQRRKIPVILANARLSERSALGYYRLGVLTRDMLSKLAFIAAQGKADADRFITLGAPPERVQVTGNLKFELKLPPHLAAQGTSLRRQWGAQRPLWIAASTHEGEEEQILAAFKQVRKHYPTALLILVPRHPERFNRVHQLCQRQGFITQRRSEQRACAPATEIFLGDSMGELLLFFAASDVAFLGGSLVPVGGHNPLEPAALKRPVILGPHLFNFKGISHQLLEAGAATQIQTIQDLTQAVVRYLGDPQLRVKAGKAGQRVIAQNQGASSKIMQQITVLLSG; from the coding sequence ATGCCGGTCTCAGCTTTCCGAACCTTTTACAGCCTATTGTTTTATTTATTTATCCCGCTGGTAATCATTCGTCTCCTGTGGCGAGGCTGCCGCGCCCCAGCTTATCTTCACCGCTGGGGAGAACGGTTCGGTTTCGCTCCCTTCCTGACTGGGAAAGCGGTTATCTGGGTCCATGCGGTATCGGTAGGAGAAGTCCAAGCCAGTCTGCCCTTAATGAGGGCCTTATTGAGCTGTTATCCCCATCATACGCTGTTACTAACGACCCTCACGCCCACGGGCTCAGCCCAGGTCCAAAAGCAACTAGGAGCAAACGTGGCACACTGCTATTTGCCCTACGATTTGCCCGATGCTACCGCCCGTTTCCTGCAGCGGGTTCAGCCTCTACTTGGCATTATCCTGGAAACAGAACTTTGGCCCAACCTGTTACATCAATGCCAACGCCGCAAGATCCCGGTCATTTTAGCTAACGCCCGCCTCTCGGAACGCTCGGCGCTGGGCTATTATCGTTTAGGCGTGCTTACCCGTGACATGCTCTCTAAGCTTGCTTTTATTGCCGCCCAGGGAAAAGCTGATGCCGACCGCTTTATCACTCTTGGCGCTCCTCCTGAGCGGGTTCAGGTAACGGGTAATCTCAAATTTGAACTCAAGCTTCCCCCCCACCTGGCTGCTCAGGGAACGTCATTAAGGCGCCAATGGGGCGCGCAGCGTCCCCTGTGGATTGCCGCTAGCACCCATGAAGGGGAAGAAGAGCAGATTTTAGCTGCCTTTAAGCAGGTACGAAAACACTACCCCACCGCCCTGCTGATACTGGTACCACGCCATCCAGAGCGTTTCAACCGCGTTCATCAATTGTGCCAACGGCAAGGCTTTATTACCCAGCGCCGGAGCGAACAGCGAGCATGCGCGCCCGCTACCGAAATTTTCCTCGGGGACAGTATGGGCGAACTTCTCTTATTCTTTGCAGCTTCGGATGTAGCTTTTCTCGGAGGCAGCCTCGTTCCTGTGGGCGGGCATAACCCCTTGGAACCCGCCGCCCTAAAACGGCCTGTTATTCTAGGCCCCCATCTATTTAATTTTAAGGGGATCAGCCATCAATTACTGGAAGCGGGTGCAGCAACCCAGATACAAACCATTCAAGATTTAACCCAGGCGGTAGTGCGCTATCTAGGCGACCCTCAACTGCGGGTTAAAGCGGGCAAGGCAGGACAACGGGTAATCGCCCAAAATCAAGGCGCATCAAGCAAAATAATGCAACAGATTACTGTCCTTTTAAGCGGCTAA
- a CDS encoding protein-L-isoaspartate O-methyltransferase family protein yields the protein MNLEQARVNMVEQQIRPWEVLDQRVLDRLAAVLREDFVPPAFRNLAYADVQIPLGQGQVMLPPIIEGRLLQALDLKESESVLEIGTGTGYLTTVMAGLAGHVTSVDIFPELRRFSEQPLANISLEVGDAARGWSKGGPFDAIAITGALPDLPRAFLETLKLGGRLFAVLGRAPVMEAVLITRVGEQEWSREGLFETVIPPLLNSEPKPKFVF from the coding sequence ATGAACCTGGAGCAAGCTCGCGTTAATATGGTGGAACAGCAGATCCGCCCCTGGGAAGTACTCGATCAGCGGGTATTGGATCGGCTTGCCGCCGTGCTTCGGGAAGATTTTGTTCCGCCAGCATTTAGAAACCTGGCTTACGCGGATGTTCAAATACCTCTTGGGCAAGGACAAGTGATGTTGCCCCCCATCATCGAGGGCCGTTTACTCCAAGCTTTGGATCTTAAGGAGTCAGAATCCGTTTTGGAGATAGGAACCGGGACTGGTTATCTAACAACAGTTATGGCCGGTTTGGCTGGCCATGTTACTAGTGTCGATATTTTTCCTGAATTACGGCGCTTTTCTGAACAGCCACTAGCCAATATTTCTCTGGAGGTAGGAGATGCAGCCCGTGGCTGGTCTAAGGGAGGGCCTTTCGATGCCATTGCGATCACGGGCGCTCTTCCTGATTTGCCTCGTGCTTTTCTGGAAACACTCAAACTGGGTGGACGTTTGTTTGCGGTTCTAGGCCGGGCGCCGGTGATGGAGGCAGTGCTCATTACCCGCGTAGGTGAGCAAGAGTGGTCCCGGGAAGGGTTGTTTGAGACGGTTATACCACCCTTGCTTAATAGCGAGCCCAAGCCAAAATTCGTGTTTTAA
- a CDS encoding TolC family outer membrane protein, protein MAFIKNGFFLIILGFVASWPVQASDLLEVYRLARGNDPQLWAQVAEVQAALEAKPQARALFFPTVDISSNFNWTNQNLTLLQQRVDPNTGFTIPGFQGSYINYGYSLNLAQPVYQRENFVLLKQADATIAQARANLVAEEQGLLVRASERYFGVLTAQTGLSFAQAEKEAIAKQLEQTKQRFEVGMNTIVDVNEAQAAYDLAVAQVIAAENALSNSYEQLREVTGQYVRDLADLKDNTPLLKPDPMNIDRWAETALQQNPQIDASAAAVDNARQEIQRQKSGHYPTLEVVGSKSTNVTGGGRFGGFQNDMDVIGLQFNLPLLQGGAVVSRTREAQHQLKQALEQLEQARRQVFRQTREAYLGVVSEASQVKALQQAIVSNQSSLEATEAGFDVGTRTTVDVLNVRRDLFRALRDHAQSRYEHLLDTLRLKQGAGIITLRDLEEINQLLQE, encoded by the coding sequence GTGGCTTTCATAAAAAACGGCTTTTTTCTAATTATCCTTGGTTTTGTCGCCTCTTGGCCTGTCCAAGCTTCTGACCTGTTGGAGGTTTATCGCTTGGCGCGGGGGAACGATCCCCAGCTGTGGGCTCAGGTGGCGGAAGTGCAGGCCGCATTGGAAGCCAAGCCTCAAGCCAGGGCTTTATTTTTTCCGACGGTTGATATTTCCTCCAATTTTAACTGGACTAATCAGAATCTCACCTTGCTCCAGCAACGAGTAGATCCAAATACTGGTTTTACCATTCCTGGTTTTCAGGGCTCCTATATTAATTATGGTTATAGCCTGAACTTAGCTCAACCGGTGTACCAGCGGGAAAATTTTGTTCTTCTCAAACAGGCGGACGCTACTATTGCCCAGGCCCGGGCAAATTTGGTGGCTGAGGAGCAAGGATTATTGGTCCGGGCGTCTGAGCGTTATTTTGGCGTGCTTACGGCTCAAACAGGACTTTCCTTTGCCCAGGCGGAAAAAGAGGCCATTGCCAAGCAGTTGGAGCAGACCAAGCAGCGCTTCGAAGTGGGGATGAATACAATTGTGGATGTCAATGAGGCCCAGGCTGCTTATGATTTAGCGGTTGCGCAGGTGATCGCTGCCGAAAATGCCCTATCCAATAGCTATGAGCAATTACGAGAGGTGACAGGACAATATGTTCGAGATCTGGCCGATCTGAAAGACAATACCCCCTTACTGAAGCCAGATCCCATGAATATTGACCGATGGGCCGAGACCGCGCTGCAGCAGAACCCCCAAATTGATGCCTCGGCGGCGGCGGTGGATAATGCCCGCCAAGAAATACAACGGCAGAAATCCGGCCATTATCCTACGCTGGAGGTGGTGGGTTCTAAATCCACCAATGTGACGGGGGGAGGACGTTTTGGTGGGTTCCAAAATGATATGGATGTCATTGGTCTGCAATTTAATCTGCCACTCCTTCAGGGTGGGGCCGTAGTGTCCCGCACCCGGGAAGCCCAGCACCAGCTAAAACAAGCTCTGGAGCAGCTAGAGCAGGCCCGCCGGCAAGTTTTCCGCCAGACCCGCGAGGCTTATTTGGGTGTTGTGTCCGAAGCTAGTCAAGTCAAGGCTCTGCAGCAGGCTATTGTCTCCAATCAAAGCTCTCTCGAAGCAACCGAAGCAGGTTTTGACGTGGGGACCCGCACTACCGTAGATGTGCTCAACGTACGGCGTGACTTGTTCCGCGCCCTTCGGGACCATGCCCAGTCCCGTTATGAACACCTGCTCGATACCTTGCGCCTGAAGCAAGGGGCGGGCATTATTACGTTGCGAGATCTGGAGGAAATCAACCAGTTGTTGCAGGAATAA
- the pqqC gene encoding pyrroloquinoline-quinone synthase PqqC: MTEQPPWSREEFEQKLREKECFYHIHHPFQVLMNSGKLNQYQVQGWVANRFYYHTCIPLKDAAILANCSQRSVRRQWVQRILDHDGYGEDVGGIEAWLQLGDAVGLSRETLESQRQVLPGVRFAVDAYVNFARHATWQEAVCSSLTELFAPSLHQQRLDNWPRYYPWIKAKGYHYFRKRLSEARRDVRHGLETTLDYFQSRAQQERALAILQFKLDVLWTLLDALWMAYIENRPPYHTEF; encoded by the coding sequence GTGACGGAACAACCCCCCTGGAGCCGCGAGGAATTCGAGCAGAAGCTGCGGGAAAAAGAATGCTTCTACCACATTCACCACCCCTTCCAGGTATTAATGAATAGCGGCAAGCTGAACCAGTATCAGGTTCAAGGATGGGTAGCCAACCGCTTTTATTACCATACCTGCATCCCTCTCAAGGATGCTGCCATCCTGGCCAATTGCTCCCAGCGATCAGTGCGGCGCCAATGGGTACAGCGAATTCTGGATCATGATGGTTATGGCGAAGACGTAGGAGGCATCGAAGCCTGGCTTCAGCTAGGCGATGCCGTGGGCTTAAGCCGGGAAACGCTGGAATCCCAGCGGCAAGTTCTGCCCGGAGTACGCTTTGCCGTTGACGCTTATGTCAACTTTGCCCGCCACGCTACCTGGCAGGAAGCCGTCTGCTCTTCTCTTACGGAGCTATTTGCCCCTTCCCTCCATCAACAACGATTAGACAACTGGCCCCGCTATTACCCCTGGATTAAAGCGAAAGGCTACCATTATTTTCGCAAGCGTCTCAGCGAGGCCCGGCGGGATGTCCGACACGGCCTAGAAACGACCCTAGATTACTTTCAAAGCCGCGCCCAACAGGAACGGGCACTAGCCATCTTACAGTTTAAGCTGGATGTACTATGGACTCTGCTGGATGCCCTCTGGATGGCGTACATTGAAAATCGTCCTCCCTATCACACGGAGTTTTAA
- the rfaD gene encoding ADP-glyceromanno-heptose 6-epimerase, with translation MIIVTGGAGFIGSNIIKALNQWGREDILVVDDLTQGEKFSNLVDCEIWDYWDKQAFLQAIKAGEEFPHPVDVLIHQGACSATTEWDGRYMMENNFRYSTHLLHYCLERRIPFLYASSAAVYGSGSIFREQREFETPRNVYGYSKWLFDQYVRRYLPTAPSQIVGLRYFNIYGSREAHKGTMASVAYHAHCQLIETGRIKLFEGCDGYGHGEQRRDFVSVADAAAVNLWFLEHPNQSGIFNVGTGQAQTFNEVAQAVLAFHGHGEIEYIPFPDHLRGRYQSFTQADTRALREAGYAESFALVEEGVTTYLRWLGENQN, from the coding sequence TTGATTATTGTTACAGGCGGCGCTGGCTTTATTGGCAGCAATATTATCAAGGCGCTCAATCAATGGGGGCGGGAAGATATTCTGGTAGTCGATGATTTAACCCAGGGAGAAAAATTCAGCAATTTAGTCGATTGCGAAATCTGGGATTATTGGGATAAACAAGCTTTTTTGCAGGCAATAAAGGCCGGCGAGGAATTTCCCCATCCTGTAGATGTCCTTATACATCAAGGTGCTTGCAGTGCCACCACGGAATGGGACGGGCGCTATATGATGGAAAACAACTTCCGCTACTCAACACACCTTTTACACTATTGCTTAGAGCGCCGTATTCCCTTCCTGTATGCCTCTAGCGCGGCAGTCTATGGCAGCGGCTCCATTTTTCGGGAACAGCGCGAATTCGAGACCCCGCGCAACGTCTATGGTTATTCCAAATGGCTATTTGATCAATATGTGCGGCGTTATCTACCCACAGCCCCCAGCCAAATCGTTGGCCTCCGTTACTTCAATATATATGGTTCCAGGGAAGCCCACAAGGGCACCATGGCCAGCGTTGCTTATCATGCCCATTGCCAGCTCATAGAAACAGGCCGAATCAAACTGTTTGAAGGCTGCGACGGCTACGGACATGGCGAGCAACGACGTGATTTTGTCTCCGTTGCGGATGCAGCGGCGGTCAACCTTTGGTTTCTGGAACATCCCAACCAATCCGGGATTTTTAATGTGGGCACGGGCCAAGCTCAAACCTTCAATGAGGTAGCTCAGGCCGTACTCGCTTTCCATGGGCACGGTGAAATTGAGTATATCCCTTTCCCTGACCACTTACGGGGACGTTATCAAAGTTTTACCCAGGCCGATACCCGTGCTTTGCGGGAAGCAGGCTATGCCGAATCTTTCGCCCTGGTTGAAGAAGGGGTGACAACCTACCTGCGTTGGCTAGGCGAAAATCAAAATTAA
- the pqqB gene encoding pyrroloquinoline quinone biosynthesis protein PqqB: MLIHVLGSGAGGGFPQWNCNCHNCNRLRKGKFKGQARTQSSIAASTNGTDWVLFNTSPDILGQLQHFPAIQPGRALRDTGIRGIVLLDSQIDHTTGLLMLREHHRPLDVYCTESVHQDLTTGNPLFKVLDHYCTVNWHPIRLPQGDAPGEDFQVEGIAGLRLTPVPLRSEAPPYSPHRHNYHVGDTIGLRLEDPATQKNLFYAPGLGQIEDHVLSLMEKADCLLIDGTFWTEDEMEQAGITQKRATEMGHLPQSGPGGMMSVLAPLTNLRKILIHINNTNPILDEKSPERTQLEAAGIQVAFDGMEITL, from the coding sequence ATGTTAATCCATGTTCTAGGATCAGGTGCGGGGGGAGGTTTTCCCCAGTGGAACTGCAATTGCCACAACTGCAATCGCCTGCGCAAAGGCAAATTCAAGGGGCAGGCACGGACCCAATCCTCGATTGCAGCCAGCACCAATGGCACTGACTGGGTACTTTTTAATACCTCCCCGGATATTTTAGGACAGCTCCAGCATTTTCCTGCTATTCAGCCGGGTCGGGCACTACGGGATACTGGCATTCGCGGTATTGTGCTGCTGGATAGCCAGATCGATCATACCACGGGGCTGCTGATGCTGCGGGAACATCACCGGCCTTTAGATGTATACTGCACTGAATCCGTCCATCAGGATCTCACTACCGGTAATCCTCTGTTCAAAGTGCTGGATCATTACTGCACAGTAAACTGGCATCCCATTCGGCTGCCACAGGGAGATGCTCCAGGCGAGGACTTTCAGGTGGAGGGCATTGCAGGGTTACGCTTAACGCCGGTGCCCCTGCGCAGCGAAGCGCCCCCTTACTCCCCCCATCGTCACAATTATCATGTAGGAGATACCATCGGCCTGCGGCTTGAAGATCCAGCTACCCAGAAAAACTTATTTTATGCGCCAGGTCTAGGGCAAATCGAAGATCATGTCCTCTCTCTGATGGAAAAAGCCGATTGCCTACTGATAGATGGCACTTTTTGGACCGAGGATGAGATGGAACAGGCCGGCATTACCCAGAAACGCGCCACCGAGATGGGCCATCTTCCCCAATCTGGCCCGGGAGGCATGATGAGCGTCCTGGCTCCCCTTACTAATCTCCGGAAGATACTCATTCATATTAATAACACCAACCCGATCCTCGATGAAAAATCGCCTGAACGAACCCAATTGGAAGCGGCCGGCATCCAAGTGGCCTTTGACGGTATGGAAATTACCCTCTAG
- a CDS encoding beta-barrel assembly-enhancing protease — protein MQLFSTVLWSVILLTAPTLSADEIELPEIGDHSGVAISPEQERSIGQAFMRRLRNSVTIIEDPEITTYIQSLGFRLVANSDNPGQGFTFFVVQDPTINAFAAPGGYIGIHSGLVENSQTESELAAVLAHEIAHVTQRHLARAFEQRSRLSLPMTAALVAALILGIENPNAGLAGLAAVQAGAAQLQINFTRSNEKEADRVGMQTLVRSGFDPFAMPAFFERLQQASRYYGTRPPEFLSTHPVTTNRIADAMGRAQTLSPQPVKEYPQFHLARAKLQVLTSDNYAQTAHQFSQALETGRYVNEAATRYGYALALVENGEPRKARQQILKLLEKNGDNRTYRLALAQVEVAAGRFKTAFEIYESAQKLYPDDYAVVVNYASALLQGHRPQTARDLLRRQVQLGAATGRLYHLLAQAEGDAGSQAESHRWLAEYYYYNGQTERAIKQLQLANKTANDNFYQRSKIEARLRQLQREIDAGENT, from the coding sequence GTGCAGTTGTTTAGCACGGTCTTATGGAGCGTCATTTTACTAACAGCGCCCACCCTAAGCGCCGATGAAATTGAGTTACCGGAAATCGGCGATCATTCTGGAGTCGCCATATCGCCGGAACAGGAACGCAGTATCGGGCAAGCCTTTATGCGCCGCCTGCGTAATTCGGTCACCATTATTGAAGATCCGGAAATAACGACTTATATCCAATCGCTGGGGTTTCGATTGGTCGCCAATAGCGATAATCCGGGACAAGGATTCACTTTTTTTGTCGTTCAGGATCCGACTATTAATGCCTTTGCTGCCCCAGGGGGGTATATCGGGATCCATTCCGGCCTCGTGGAAAATTCCCAGACCGAAAGTGAGCTAGCAGCCGTACTGGCCCATGAAATTGCCCATGTCACCCAACGTCACCTGGCGCGAGCTTTCGAACAACGCAGCCGTTTAAGTCTACCCATGACAGCCGCGTTAGTAGCCGCCCTTATCTTGGGGATCGAAAATCCTAATGCCGGCCTTGCTGGACTGGCCGCTGTCCAAGCAGGTGCTGCTCAGCTTCAAATTAACTTCACCCGATCCAATGAAAAAGAGGCAGATCGAGTCGGCATGCAAACCCTGGTACGGTCTGGCTTCGACCCTTTCGCTATGCCTGCTTTCTTCGAGCGTCTTCAGCAGGCAAGTCGTTACTATGGGACCCGGCCGCCGGAATTCCTTAGCACCCACCCGGTGACTACCAACCGTATTGCCGATGCAATGGGCCGGGCCCAAACTCTAAGTCCTCAACCCGTCAAGGAGTATCCCCAGTTTCACCTCGCGCGCGCTAAACTCCAGGTGCTAACCAGTGATAATTACGCGCAGACGGCACACCAGTTTAGCCAGGCCTTAGAAACCGGCCGTTACGTAAACGAAGCAGCCACCCGTTATGGTTACGCCCTTGCCTTAGTAGAAAATGGAGAACCTCGCAAGGCGCGGCAACAAATTCTAAAGTTACTTGAAAAAAACGGTGATAATCGGACCTACCGACTCGCTCTCGCCCAGGTGGAGGTGGCCGCCGGCCGTTTTAAAACCGCCTTCGAAATCTATGAGAGCGCCCAAAAATTATACCCAGACGACTACGCTGTCGTAGTCAACTACGCCAGCGCTTTATTGCAGGGCCATCGTCCCCAAACCGCACGGGACTTACTAAGACGCCAGGTGCAATTAGGCGCCGCCACAGGACGCCTTTACCACTTACTTGCCCAAGCAGAAGGGGATGCTGGCAGCCAGGCAGAGTCTCACCGCTGGCTAGCGGAATACTACTATTACAATGGGCAGACTGAAAGGGCAATTAAACAGTTACAATTAGCTAACAAAACAGCAAATGATAATTTCTATCAGCGCTCCAAAATCGAAGCTCGCCTGCGGCAGCTACAAAGGGAAATCGATGCCGGGGAAAATACTTGA
- the hldE gene encoding bifunctional D-glycero-beta-D-manno-heptose-7-phosphate kinase/D-glycero-beta-D-manno-heptose 1-phosphate adenylyltransferase HldE: protein MTHGLPDFTSAQVLVIGDVMLDRYWHGTTSRISPEAPVPVVRVTEREDRPGGAGNVAVNVATLGAQVTLLGLIGVDEAAATLRSLLTQRGVHCCLEEFPDIATLTKLRVISRHQQLIRLDFEDGFIPAHSKALLPAYNAALSGKSAVILSDYGKGTLQEPQGLIALGRKAGVPILIDPKGVPFSRYRGASIITPNLAEFEAVVGPCADEMVLVEKGEQLRQQLALEALLITRGEQGMTLLQREHFPLHLPTEAREVFDVTGAGDTVISVLGAALAAGGSFKEATLLANQAAGIVVGKLGTASVTRNELQQVLHPRAIRRGITSEEELLHFINLARSRGECIVMTNGCFDILHSGHVSYLAEAHQLGDRLIVAVNDDASVQRLKGKSRPINSLAQRLAVLAALHDVDWVVPFSEDTPARLIERVLPNILVKGGDYAPEQVAGASAVVANGGKIIILNYQQGCSTSQIIEIIRKS, encoded by the coding sequence ATGACCCACGGCTTACCTGACTTTACTAGCGCCCAAGTGCTCGTCATTGGCGATGTGATGCTGGATCGCTACTGGCACGGTACTACTTCACGTATTTCACCGGAAGCTCCCGTACCCGTGGTACGGGTAACGGAGCGGGAAGATCGGCCTGGCGGAGCAGGCAATGTCGCGGTCAATGTCGCGACGCTCGGGGCCCAGGTGACGCTGCTCGGATTGATTGGCGTCGATGAGGCCGCAGCTACGCTACGGTCCTTGCTGACTCAGCGGGGAGTCCATTGCTGCTTGGAAGAATTCCCTGATATTGCTACGCTTACTAAACTGCGTGTTATCAGCCGCCACCAACAATTGATCCGCCTAGATTTTGAAGATGGCTTTATCCCTGCACACAGCAAAGCACTACTCCCTGCCTATAACGCCGCCTTGAGCGGCAAGTCAGCCGTGATCCTTTCTGATTACGGCAAAGGCACACTCCAAGAACCACAGGGGCTCATCGCTCTCGGCCGGAAAGCTGGGGTGCCCATTCTGATTGATCCTAAAGGCGTTCCTTTCTCCCGCTATCGTGGCGCTAGCATCATCACCCCCAATTTGGCCGAATTTGAAGCTGTGGTCGGACCTTGCGCCGATGAGATGGTCCTCGTTGAAAAAGGAGAACAGTTACGGCAGCAGCTAGCGCTTGAAGCCCTGCTCATTACCCGCGGTGAGCAGGGCATGACTCTGTTACAACGGGAACACTTCCCTCTCCATCTGCCAACGGAAGCACGAGAGGTCTTTGATGTGACTGGGGCTGGAGATACGGTAATTTCTGTCCTGGGTGCCGCGCTAGCCGCCGGTGGTAGCTTTAAGGAAGCTACCCTCCTTGCCAACCAAGCAGCAGGGATTGTCGTGGGTAAACTGGGTACGGCCAGCGTCACCCGTAATGAGCTTCAGCAGGTATTACATCCCAGGGCGATCCGCCGGGGAATCACTAGCGAGGAAGAACTACTGCATTTCATTAACCTGGCTCGCAGCCGTGGGGAATGTATTGTGATGACCAATGGTTGTTTTGATATTCTTCATTCTGGCCATGTAAGCTACCTGGCCGAAGCGCACCAATTGGGGGATCGCCTGATTGTAGCCGTCAATGATGATGCCTCGGTTCAACGCCTCAAGGGCAAAAGCCGGCCCATCAATTCTCTGGCTCAACGCTTGGCAGTCTTGGCGGCACTCCATGACGTGGACTGGGTAGTCCCTTTCTCGGAGGATACCCCAGCACGACTGATTGAACGAGTTCTGCCAAATATTTTGGTGAAAGGCGGTGATTACGCCCCGGAGCAGGTCGCCGGGGCCAGCGCCGTGGTGGCTAATGGCGGAAAAATCATTATCCTCAACTACCAGCAGGGTTGCTCCACCAGCCAAATTATTGAGATTATTCGCAAAAGTTAA
- the pqqD gene encoding pyrroloquinoline quinone biosynthesis peptide chaperone PqqD, which yields MHDNDIPTIAPPYRFQWEEAQDCYVLLYPEGMIKLNLSAGEILKHCNGKLSINAIIALLQEQYPQANLANDVREFLETAYGNGWLSTEN from the coding sequence ATGCATGATAACGACATCCCTACCATCGCACCTCCCTACCGCTTCCAATGGGAAGAGGCACAGGATTGTTATGTTCTCCTCTATCCAGAAGGCATGATTAAACTGAACCTCAGCGCCGGGGAAATACTCAAACATTGCAACGGCAAGCTAAGCATCAACGCTATTATTGCGTTGCTACAGGAACAATACCCGCAAGCAAACTTAGCAAATGATGTGCGCGAATTTTTAGAGACTGCTTATGGTAATGGCTGGCTCTCCACCGAAAATTAA
- a CDS encoding multicopper oxidase domain-containing protein: MVFRIKQGEFLLSGLLLLVSLPVSGNDAWPGRWSGWGQFPPFAGESPAAPAPGEGAVRHYYIAAEERSWDFAPTNQNLIRCSDQHAPCSLPEPWTSSHIFPSVRYIEYTDDTFTTPKPQPEWLGILGPIIRAEVGDTLKVHFCNQTATGTYSMHPHGLRYTKDNEGAPYFGANSTDTLPGAGARVPAGQCFDYTWVVSEDSGPGKGDLSSKVWWYHSHVDTPADTSAGLLGPLIITRYGMANADGAPKDVEREFVTAFFIFDKLEGEEAGLMHSINGRLFGNLRGLVAKHGERVRWHVLGMGNEVDLHTPHWHGETVSVGAPHVARRTDVLELLPASMITADMEADNNGEWLYHCHVADHIEAGMSTTFQILP; the protein is encoded by the coding sequence ATGGTATTTCGTATCAAACAGGGAGAGTTTTTATTATCGGGTTTGCTGCTTCTGGTATCGTTGCCGGTTAGTGGGAATGATGCCTGGCCGGGACGGTGGAGCGGTTGGGGTCAATTCCCGCCTTTTGCTGGCGAGAGTCCGGCCGCACCTGCTCCCGGAGAAGGCGCAGTCCGACATTACTACATTGCCGCGGAGGAGAGGAGTTGGGATTTTGCGCCCACCAATCAGAATCTCATCCGTTGCTCGGATCAGCATGCTCCCTGTTCCTTGCCGGAGCCCTGGACGAGTAGCCACATCTTTCCCTCAGTTCGTTATATAGAGTACACAGATGACACCTTTACCACCCCCAAGCCTCAACCTGAGTGGCTAGGAATTTTAGGGCCGATCATTCGGGCGGAGGTGGGGGATACGCTTAAGGTGCATTTTTGCAATCAGACCGCAACCGGCACTTACAGCATGCATCCCCATGGGCTGCGGTACACGAAAGATAATGAGGGGGCTCCGTATTTTGGGGCAAATTCAACCGATACTCTACCAGGCGCTGGAGCCCGGGTTCCAGCCGGCCAATGCTTCGATTATACTTGGGTCGTGAGCGAGGATAGCGGGCCGGGGAAGGGTGATCTTTCTTCTAAAGTATGGTGGTACCATTCCCATGTCGATACGCCAGCCGATACCAGCGCTGGCCTACTCGGCCCCCTTATTATTACCCGTTACGGCATGGCCAATGCCGATGGCGCTCCAAAGGATGTGGAGCGGGAGTTTGTGACGGCTTTTTTTATCTTCGATAAACTGGAGGGTGAAGAGGCCGGACTGATGCATAGCATCAATGGGCGTCTTTTTGGGAATCTGCGAGGGCTGGTGGCAAAACACGGCGAGCGGGTGCGCTGGCATGTGCTCGGAATGGGCAATGAAGTGGATCTCCATACTCCCCACTGGCATGGCGAAACGGTCTCGGTGGGTGCGCCTCACGTAGCGCGGCGGACAGATGTGCTGGAATTATTACCCGCCTCCATGATAACGGCTGATATGGAGGCTGATAATAATGGGGAGTGGCTATACCATTGCCACGTCGCCGACCATATCGAGGCGGGAATGAGCACTACTTTTCAAATTCTACCTTGA